From a region of the Anaeromyxobacter sp. genome:
- a CDS encoding NAD-dependent epimerase/dehydratase family protein, with protein sequence MHALVTGAGGFLGQALVRALSSRRARVRALVRRAEPALALPGVEVLLGDATDPAALARAVDGVEVVFHLAGVRRAAGQDEFFRVNVGATRLLLEACAGRAPRLRRFVLAGSRAASPPSALGCREDQPLQPSEAYGESKAEAERVAWQYRDQLPVAVARPPRIMGPGDRENLLFFRLASKGLALRFGVDPPLSWIDVDDCARGLLALAEHPAAVGQAFFLASEELTTVEGLFLAAAAALGVSPRRVRVPGPLLTAAAAAADLVTRATGRKLPLNRKLARQLLAPGWVCDPAKARTLLGFTAPTPLADSVGRAAAWYQAAGWL encoded by the coding sequence ATGCACGCTCTCGTCACCGGCGCCGGCGGCTTCCTCGGGCAGGCGCTGGTGCGCGCCCTCTCGAGCCGGCGCGCCCGGGTGCGGGCGCTGGTGCGGCGCGCCGAGCCGGCCCTGGCCCTGCCGGGCGTCGAGGTGCTGCTGGGCGACGCCACCGACCCGGCCGCGCTGGCGCGCGCCGTGGACGGCGTGGAGGTGGTCTTCCACCTGGCCGGGGTGCGGCGCGCCGCCGGGCAGGACGAGTTCTTCCGCGTCAACGTGGGCGCCACGCGGCTGCTGCTCGAGGCCTGCGCCGGGCGGGCGCCCCGGCTGCGCCGCTTCGTGCTGGCCGGGTCGCGCGCCGCCTCACCGCCGTCGGCGCTGGGCTGCCGCGAGGACCAGCCGCTCCAGCCGTCGGAGGCCTACGGCGAGTCGAAGGCCGAGGCCGAGCGGGTGGCCTGGCAGTACCGCGACCAGCTGCCGGTGGCGGTGGCGCGGCCGCCGCGCATCATGGGGCCCGGCGACCGCGAGAACCTGCTCTTCTTCCGGCTGGCCTCGAAGGGGCTGGCCCTGCGCTTCGGCGTCGATCCGCCGCTCTCCTGGATCGACGTGGACGACTGCGCGCGCGGCCTGCTGGCGCTGGCGGAGCACCCGGCGGCGGTGGGCCAGGCCTTCTTCCTGGCCTCCGAGGAGCTGACCACCGTGGAGGGGCTCTTCCTGGCGGCGGCCGCCGCGCTCGGCGTGTCGCCGCGCCGGGTGCGGGTGCCCGGCCCCCTGCTCACCGCGGCGGCGGCCGCCGCCGATCTGGTCACCCGCGCCACCGGCCGCAAGCTGCCGCTCAACCGCAAGCTGGCCCGCCAGCTCCTGGCGCCGGGCTGGGTCTGCGATCCGGCCAAGGCGCGGACCCTGCTCGGGTTCACCGCCCCCACGCCGCTGGCCGACTCGGTGGGCCGCGCCGCCGCCTGGTACCAGGCGGCGGGCTGGCTGTGA
- a CDS encoding cbb3-type cytochrome c oxidase subunit I — MNDYRYDNQTVQGFILSAIFWGVVGILVGLLISVQLWMPSANFAPFFTYGRLRVVHTNGLAFGLGVGVVFGLLYYVVMRLSGRPLVFPKLARAQLWIFNVAIALAALSLFAGMTQSNEYAELEWPLDIGVVILWVMFAVNVFATILKRKDAQMYVSLWYTIATVIAIAVLYIVNNLSIPAGLFKSYHLFSGVNSANVQWWYGHNAVGFLFTTPFLAMFFYFMPKALGLPLFSHRLSILAFWSLVFGYLWTGAHHLVYSPVPDWIQTLAIVFTLFLIAPSWGSVINGYYTVGADWSKMRTNYLTKFFILAITFYGLQTVQGPTQAIRVVSQLIHATDWLPGHVHMGTMGWVTLTACASIYYVIPKIHGTTIYSEKVANVHFWLVLVGQLLFSVTMWITGIQQGAMWKATNADGTLKYTFVESLVKNYPYWHTRTLAGLIFTVGMLFFIYNVLMTIRKGRALQASPSVAA, encoded by the coding sequence ATGAATGACTATCGGTACGACAACCAGACGGTCCAGGGGTTCATCCTCTCGGCCATCTTCTGGGGCGTCGTGGGGATCCTCGTCGGGCTCCTCATCTCGGTCCAGCTCTGGATGCCCAGCGCCAACTTCGCCCCGTTCTTCACCTACGGCCGGCTCCGCGTCGTCCACACCAACGGCCTGGCCTTCGGCCTGGGCGTGGGCGTGGTCTTCGGGCTGCTCTACTACGTGGTGATGCGGCTCTCGGGCCGCCCGCTGGTGTTCCCCAAGCTGGCCAGGGCGCAGCTCTGGATCTTCAACGTGGCCATCGCGCTGGCGGCGCTGTCGCTCTTCGCCGGCATGACCCAGTCGAACGAGTACGCCGAGCTGGAGTGGCCGCTCGACATCGGCGTGGTCATCCTGTGGGTGATGTTCGCCGTCAACGTCTTCGCGACCATCCTCAAGCGCAAGGACGCGCAGATGTACGTGTCGCTCTGGTACACCATCGCGACCGTCATCGCCATCGCGGTGCTGTACATCGTCAACAACCTCTCCATCCCGGCTGGCCTCTTCAAGAGCTACCACCTCTTCTCCGGCGTGAACTCCGCCAACGTGCAGTGGTGGTACGGCCACAACGCGGTGGGCTTCCTCTTCACCACCCCGTTCCTGGCCATGTTCTTCTACTTCATGCCCAAGGCGCTGGGGCTGCCGCTCTTCAGCCACCGGCTCTCCATCCTGGCCTTCTGGTCGCTGGTCTTCGGCTACCTGTGGACCGGCGCGCACCACCTGGTCTACTCGCCGGTGCCGGACTGGATCCAGACGCTGGCCATCGTCTTCACCCTGTTCCTCATCGCGCCGTCGTGGGGCTCGGTCATCAACGGCTACTACACGGTGGGGGCGGACTGGTCGAAGATGCGGACCAACTACCTCACCAAGTTCTTCATCCTGGCCATCACCTTCTACGGGCTGCAGACGGTGCAGGGCCCGACCCAGGCCATCCGGGTGGTGTCGCAGCTCATCCACGCCACCGACTGGCTCCCCGGCCACGTGCACATGGGGACCATGGGCTGGGTGACGCTGACCGCCTGCGCCTCCATCTACTACGTCATCCCCAAGATCCACGGGACCACCATCTACTCGGAGAAGGTGGCCAACGTGCACTTCTGGCTGGTGCTGGTGGGGCAGCTGCTCTTCTCGGTGACCATGTGGATCACCGGCATCCAGCAGGGCGCCATGTGGAAGGCCACCAACGCCGACGGCACGCTCAAGTACACCTTCGTCGAGTCGCTGGTGAAGAACTACCCGTACTGGCACACCCGCACGCTGGCCGGGCTGATCTTCACCGTCGGCATGCTCTTCTTCATCTACAACGTGCTCATGACCATCCGGAAGGGGAGGGCGCTGCAGGCCTCCCCCTCGGTGGCGGCGTAG
- a CDS encoding FixH family protein, whose protein sequence is MKISPLTVLLVVVTAVGLGSVAATLWIGAGLREEAVADASLEHGLRYDRDRALAAPLGLRATFDREGLRPGGQVLRFTLRDKDGAPLEGATIRVAITRPAGGGGQASAAAVPIGDGRYRADLGFAAPGFWDVRLDVTGRGLEVGLVQQVRVEGAEAPACQLAAGACRATAGPLELSLDLGRSLKVLQDLPVVVEVRRGGAPVEGATVEVAFAMEEMNMGENRVVLEPAGPGRYRGAAVLVRCSTGATGWTASVTVRAPGAAPESARFPFAVRQ, encoded by the coding sequence ATGAAGATCTCGCCGCTCACCGTCCTGCTGGTGGTGGTCACCGCGGTGGGCCTCGGCAGCGTGGCCGCCACCCTCTGGATCGGCGCCGGGCTGCGCGAGGAGGCGGTGGCCGACGCCTCCCTGGAGCACGGCCTGCGCTACGACCGCGACCGGGCCCTGGCCGCGCCGCTCGGGCTGCGCGCCACCTTCGACCGGGAGGGGCTGCGCCCGGGGGGGCAGGTGCTGCGCTTCACCCTGCGCGACAAGGACGGGGCCCCGCTGGAGGGCGCCACCATCCGGGTGGCCATCACCCGGCCGGCCGGCGGCGGGGGCCAGGCCAGCGCCGCCGCCGTGCCCATCGGCGACGGCCGCTACCGCGCCGACCTGGGCTTCGCCGCGCCCGGCTTCTGGGACGTGCGGCTCGACGTCACCGGCCGCGGCCTGGAGGTGGGGCTGGTGCAGCAGGTGCGGGTGGAGGGCGCGGAGGCGCCGGCCTGCCAGCTGGCCGCCGGAGCCTGCCGCGCCACGGCCGGGCCGCTCGAGCTCAGCCTCGACCTGGGCCGCTCGCTCAAGGTGCTGCAGGACCTGCCGGTGGTGGTGGAGGTGCGGCGGGGAGGCGCGCCGGTGGAGGGGGCGACCGTGGAGGTGGCCTTCGCCATGGAGGAGATGAACATGGGCGAGAACCGGGTGGTGCTGGAGCCGGCCGGGCCGGGGCGCTACCGCGGCGCCGCGGTGCTCGTGCGCTGCAGCACCGGCGCCACCGGGTGGACGGCCAGCGTGACCGTGCGGGCCCCGGGCGCGGCCCCGGAGAGCGCCCGCTTCCCCTTCGCGGTGCGGCAGTGA
- a CDS encoding cbb3-type cytochrome c oxidase subunit 3 has product MAPDTFYLLFGSTLVVVLVGIWIFLYSRKRRDQGEQAKYKMLDDDG; this is encoded by the coding sequence ATGGCGCCGGACACCTTCTACCTGCTCTTCGGGTCCACCCTGGTGGTGGTCCTGGTCGGCATCTGGATCTTCCTCTACTCCCGCAAGCGGCGCGACCAGGGTGAGCAGGCGAAGTACAAGATGCTCGATGACGACGGGTAG
- a CDS encoding molybdopterin oxidoreductase family protein: MRTTHASTCPYDCPDSCGLLAEVEDGRVVAVRGNPDHAYSRGSLCPKMVHYERTVNHPDRLLFPQVRTGPKGAGQFRRVSWDEALSLVAERLRQVTAEHGAQAILPYSYAGTMGVVQKNAGHAFFHALGASRLARTICSPAKDAGFQAILGSTPGPDPEAAAEASLIVLWGTNTVATNLHFLAVVKEARRRGAEIWLVDTHHTATSAVADRTILVRPGSDGALALGLIHLLAREGLAAEAFLASEAVGWPELKRSVLPAHGPARTAALTGLPEATLLELARALGAARAPFLRMGEGLTRYGNGAMSIRSIVCLAAVAGCWSKPGGGCLGDAASGQALDARLLQRPDLQPGPTRLVNMNQLGQALNELADPPVQALVVYATNPAAVAPDQNAVLRGLARPDLFTVVHERFLTDTARFADVLLPATTSLEHADLYRAYGHYVLQRARPAVEPPGEALPNWELFRRLAAAMGLSGAPWCWSADEVVDQLLAVPSPWREGLDRAALDAGQPVKLTRPAGPRWRTPSGKVEILNPRHPEPLPRWLPTHTESGGLPLRLQTAPALYSLNSTFMDRDDLADRRGPLRVRLSPADAAARGLADGQRAVAWNELGEVPLRVEISDAIPAGLAVVEGVHWCRDTEGGRNVNALTSQRLTDEAGGSTFYDNRIDVRRA, from the coding sequence ATGCGCACCACCCACGCCTCCACCTGCCCGTACGACTGCCCGGACTCCTGCGGCCTCCTCGCCGAGGTGGAGGACGGGCGGGTGGTCGCGGTGCGCGGCAACCCGGACCATGCCTACTCGCGCGGCTCGCTCTGCCCCAAGATGGTCCACTACGAGCGGACGGTGAACCACCCGGACCGGCTCCTCTTCCCGCAGGTGCGCACCGGCCCCAAGGGCGCCGGCCAGTTCCGCCGGGTGAGCTGGGACGAGGCGCTCTCCCTGGTGGCCGAGCGGCTGCGCCAGGTGACCGCCGAGCACGGGGCCCAGGCCATCCTGCCGTACAGCTACGCCGGCACCATGGGCGTGGTGCAGAAGAACGCCGGCCACGCCTTCTTCCACGCGCTGGGCGCCTCGCGCCTGGCGCGCACCATCTGCTCCCCGGCCAAGGACGCCGGCTTCCAGGCCATCCTGGGCTCGACGCCCGGGCCGGACCCGGAGGCGGCCGCCGAGGCCAGCCTGATCGTGCTGTGGGGCACCAACACGGTGGCCACCAACCTGCACTTCCTGGCGGTGGTGAAGGAGGCCCGGCGGCGCGGCGCCGAGATCTGGCTGGTGGACACCCACCACACCGCCACCTCGGCGGTGGCCGACCGGACCATCCTGGTGCGGCCGGGCTCGGACGGCGCGCTGGCCCTGGGGCTCATCCACCTGCTGGCGCGCGAGGGGCTGGCGGCCGAGGCCTTCCTGGCGTCCGAGGCGGTGGGCTGGCCGGAGCTGAAGCGGTCGGTGCTGCCGGCCCACGGTCCGGCCCGCACCGCGGCGCTGACCGGCCTGCCCGAGGCCACCCTGCTCGAGCTGGCGCGCGCCCTCGGCGCGGCGCGCGCCCCCTTCCTCCGCATGGGCGAGGGGCTGACCCGCTACGGCAACGGGGCCATGTCGATCCGCTCCATCGTCTGCCTGGCGGCGGTGGCCGGGTGCTGGTCCAAGCCGGGCGGCGGCTGCCTGGGGGACGCCGCCTCCGGCCAGGCGCTCGACGCCCGCCTCCTGCAGCGCCCGGACCTGCAGCCCGGGCCGACCCGCCTCGTCAACATGAACCAGCTGGGGCAGGCCCTCAACGAGCTCGCCGACCCGCCGGTGCAGGCGCTGGTGGTCTACGCCACCAACCCGGCGGCGGTGGCTCCCGACCAGAACGCCGTGCTGCGCGGCCTGGCCCGCCCGGACCTCTTCACCGTGGTGCACGAGCGCTTCCTGACGGACACGGCCCGCTTCGCCGACGTGCTGCTGCCGGCCACCACCTCGCTGGAGCACGCCGACCTCTACCGCGCCTACGGCCACTACGTGCTGCAGCGGGCCCGCCCGGCGGTGGAGCCGCCCGGCGAGGCGCTGCCGAACTGGGAGCTCTTCCGGCGCCTGGCCGCCGCCATGGGGCTGTCCGGCGCGCCCTGGTGCTGGAGCGCCGACGAGGTGGTGGACCAGCTCCTGGCGGTCCCCTCACCGTGGCGCGAGGGGCTCGACCGGGCCGCCCTCGACGCCGGCCAGCCGGTGAAGCTGACCCGCCCGGCCGGGCCTCGCTGGCGCACCCCCTCCGGCAAGGTGGAGATCCTCAACCCGCGCCACCCCGAGCCGCTGCCGCGCTGGCTGCCCACCCACACCGAGTCGGGTGGCCTGCCGCTCCGGCTGCAGACGGCGCCGGCCCTGTACTCGCTCAACTCCACCTTCATGGACCGGGACGACCTGGCCGACCGGCGCGGCCCGCTGCGGGTGCGCCTCTCGCCGGCCGACGCGGCGGCGCGCGGCCTGGCCGACGGCCAGCGGGCGGTGGCCTGGAACGAGCTCGGCGAGGTGCCGCTGCGGGTGGAGATCTCGGACGCCATCCCGGCGGGCCTGGCGGTGGTGGAGGGCGTGCACTGGTGCCGCGACACCGAGGGCGGGCGCAACGTCAACGCGCTCACCTCGCAGCGGCTCACCGACGAGGCGGGCGGCTCGACCTTCTACGACAACCGCATCGACGTGCGGCGCGCCTGA
- a CDS encoding hemerythrin family protein gives MTRSGSKTPSQPPSPSEIGPGAPPPGATAAAGTTSRFAWRPEYSVGIDEIDAQHQELFRRAGLFIESLQRQSRQEVGILLSFLRLYAVTHFGAEEAWMREASYPGTLEHEKQHDRFIKDILALSDQHEKPRGPGIEPDRVAGWLEKWLKNHVTEVDADLARHLRASGVPAPKPAEPQD, from the coding sequence ATGACCCGCTCCGGCAGCAAGACCCCGTCCCAGCCCCCCTCCCCGTCCGAGATCGGCCCCGGCGCCCCGCCGCCCGGGGCGACCGCCGCCGCCGGGACCACCAGCCGCTTCGCCTGGCGGCCGGAGTACTCGGTGGGCATCGACGAGATCGACGCGCAGCACCAGGAGCTCTTCCGGCGGGCCGGCCTCTTCATCGAGAGCCTGCAGCGGCAGTCGCGCCAGGAGGTCGGCATCCTCCTCTCCTTCCTCCGGCTCTACGCGGTGACGCACTTCGGGGCCGAGGAGGCCTGGATGCGCGAGGCCAGCTACCCGGGCACGCTGGAGCACGAGAAGCAGCACGACCGCTTCATCAAGGACATCCTGGCCCTGTCGGACCAGCACGAGAAGCCGCGCGGGCCGGGCATCGAGCCGGACCGGGTGGCGGGCTGGCTGGAGAAGTGGCTCAAGAACCACGTCACCGAGGTCGACGCCGACCTGGCGCGGCACCTGCGCGCCAGCGGCGTGCCGGCGCCGAAGCCGGCCGAGCCGCAGGACTGA
- a CDS encoding sulfite exporter TauE/SafE family protein, translating into MAAQVAASAAAGLLSSFSHCLGMCGPLVASFGLAARPGQGPLRAAAGQLPYHLGRITTYGVLGAVMGTTGAFVNVAGRLAGLADVAAVAAGLLMLLLGLGAAGVSAALRTLEARASGRVLALVRPLLAGGPSRLYPLGLALGVLPCGVSWTVFLGAAASGGPVPGLLMALAFGLATLPGLLLLGAFGALVGQRARGLLYRAGGLVIALMGALFLLRGLGLHVAL; encoded by the coding sequence CTGGCGGCCCAGGTGGCGGCCAGCGCGGCCGCCGGCCTGCTCTCCAGCTTCAGCCACTGCCTGGGCATGTGCGGGCCGCTGGTGGCCTCCTTCGGCCTGGCGGCCCGGCCAGGCCAGGGGCCGCTGCGCGCCGCGGCCGGGCAGCTGCCCTACCACCTCGGGCGGATCACCACCTACGGCGTGCTGGGCGCCGTCATGGGGACCACCGGGGCCTTCGTGAACGTGGCCGGGCGGCTGGCCGGGCTGGCCGACGTGGCGGCGGTGGCGGCCGGGCTGCTCATGCTGCTGCTCGGCCTGGGCGCGGCCGGCGTGTCGGCGGCGCTGCGGACCCTGGAGGCGCGCGCCTCGGGGCGCGTGCTGGCGCTGGTGCGACCGCTGCTGGCGGGCGGCCCCTCGCGGCTCTACCCGCTCGGCCTGGCGCTGGGCGTGCTGCCCTGCGGCGTCTCCTGGACGGTCTTCCTGGGCGCCGCCGCGTCCGGCGGCCCGGTGCCCGGCCTGCTCATGGCGCTGGCCTTCGGCCTGGCCACGCTGCCCGGGCTGCTGCTGCTGGGCGCCTTCGGGGCCCTGGTGGGGCAGCGGGCCCGCGGCCTCCTCTACCGGGCCGGCGGCCTGGTGATCGCGCTCATGGGCGCGCTCTTCCTGCTGCGCGGGCTCGGCCTCCATGTTGCGCTGTGA
- a CDS encoding 4Fe-4S binding protein, translated as MTTGSGTIQRWRRAAGAAQAILFLALPFIRVGGESAARFDVPTLTLHVFGAALAMNEFFVLLPATIFVSFLFLLVTAAFGRVWCGWSCPQTVLGDLTRLVQPSTGKRPHPWRRAAGFALTALVSLVFGAATVWYFVPPLEFLGDLAAWQLGPVATGAWLVLAGVLFLDLAFLRAGFCATACPYAKLQGVLYDKATLVVAYDEGRDADCVDCGACVRCCPTGIDIRDGLQMECIACAECIDACRPIMLKLKRRPDLIGYFFGEPGTPRRLLRPATLALAAGTLLSLAATTAAAHGASRDTLDLVVVPASGFAARLAPDGRALNAFDVSVENRAHGAVTVRLSVTAPGLTVSARPDQVALGPGEHKRLRVVVDARGAPGRATGALTAAASGEGTRPVTRTSPLLLAVPERP; from the coding sequence ATGACGACGGGTAGCGGCACCATCCAGCGGTGGCGGCGTGCGGCGGGGGCAGCCCAGGCGATTCTCTTCCTGGCGCTGCCCTTCATCCGCGTGGGCGGCGAGAGCGCGGCCCGCTTCGACGTGCCCACCCTGACGCTGCACGTCTTCGGCGCGGCGCTGGCGATGAACGAGTTCTTCGTCCTGCTGCCCGCCACCATCTTCGTCTCCTTCCTCTTCCTGCTGGTGACCGCCGCCTTCGGGCGGGTCTGGTGCGGCTGGTCCTGCCCGCAGACCGTCCTGGGCGACCTGACCCGCCTGGTGCAGCCTTCCACCGGCAAGCGCCCGCACCCCTGGCGCCGCGCCGCCGGCTTCGCCCTGACCGCCCTGGTCTCGCTGGTCTTCGGGGCCGCCACGGTCTGGTACTTCGTGCCGCCCCTCGAGTTCCTGGGTGACCTGGCGGCCTGGCAGCTCGGGCCGGTGGCCACCGGCGCCTGGCTGGTGCTGGCGGGCGTCCTCTTCCTGGACCTGGCCTTCCTGCGGGCCGGCTTCTGCGCCACCGCCTGCCCCTACGCCAAGCTCCAGGGGGTGCTCTACGACAAGGCCACGCTGGTGGTGGCCTACGACGAGGGGCGCGACGCCGACTGCGTCGACTGCGGCGCCTGCGTGCGCTGCTGCCCCACCGGCATCGACATCCGCGACGGCCTGCAGATGGAGTGCATCGCCTGCGCCGAGTGCATCGACGCCTGCCGGCCCATCATGCTGAAGCTGAAGCGGAGGCCGGACCTGATCGGCTACTTCTTCGGGGAGCCCGGGACGCCGCGCCGCCTGCTGCGGCCCGCCACCCTGGCCCTGGCGGCCGGCACGCTCCTGTCGCTGGCCGCCACCACGGCGGCGGCCCACGGCGCCTCGCGCGACACGCTGGACCTGGTGGTGGTGCCGGCCAGCGGCTTCGCCGCCCGCCTGGCGCCCGACGGCCGGGCCCTCAACGCCTTCGACGTCTCGGTGGAGAACCGGGCCCACGGGGCGGTGACGGTGCGGCTCTCGGTGACGGCGCCCGGGCTCACGGTGTCGGCCCGCCCCGACCAGGTGGCGCTCGGGCCGGGCGAGCACAAGCGCCTCCGGGTGGTGGTGGACGCCCGCGGCGCGCCCGGCCGCGCCACCGGCGCCCTGACCGCGGCGGCGTCGGGGGAGGGGACCCGCCCCGTCACCCGCACCTCGCCGCTCCTGCTGGCCGTCCCGGAGCGCCCCTGA
- a CDS encoding cbb3-type cytochrome c oxidase subunit II, with amino-acid sequence MAGAIYKNPITFAVMATVAILIGSVVTMAYPMLRADMHPKLDSLKPITALQLAGRDVYQREGCVGCHTQMIRPLPSEVARYGDFSKAGEFAYEHPFLWGSKRTGPDLGREGGLRPDKWQHDHFANPQAFFARSNMPSYGWLKGRMLDAEEVTSHMAALAFMHPELAPDAAAIKAELAGKDELDALVAYMQQLGTAVSRRKAGTVDLAEVNPLAADKAAKKKGKHLYEDNCAVCHGEEGEGVEGVAPSLMDERFLEVDGDMPDAAYLALIQNGSDAKPSLGRPGAKDGGMTAFGGQLSKDDVWSIIAWLRAHKAHEQLEEDAK; translated from the coding sequence ATGGCCGGCGCGATCTACAAGAACCCCATCACCTTTGCGGTCATGGCCACCGTCGCGATCCTGATCGGATCGGTGGTGACCATGGCGTATCCGATGCTCCGGGCCGACATGCACCCGAAGCTCGACTCCCTCAAGCCCATCACGGCGCTGCAGCTGGCCGGGCGTGACGTCTACCAGCGAGAGGGCTGCGTGGGCTGCCACACCCAGATGATCCGCCCCCTGCCCAGCGAGGTGGCGCGCTACGGCGACTTCTCCAAGGCCGGCGAGTTCGCCTACGAGCACCCCTTCCTGTGGGGCTCGAAGCGCACCGGGCCGGACCTCGGCCGCGAGGGCGGGCTGCGGCCCGACAAGTGGCAGCACGACCACTTTGCCAACCCGCAGGCCTTCTTCGCCCGCTCCAACATGCCGTCCTACGGCTGGCTCAAGGGCCGGATGCTGGACGCCGAGGAGGTGACCAGCCACATGGCGGCGCTGGCCTTCATGCACCCCGAGCTCGCGCCGGACGCGGCCGCCATCAAGGCCGAGCTGGCCGGCAAGGACGAGCTGGACGCGCTGGTGGCCTACATGCAGCAGCTCGGCACCGCCGTGTCGCGGCGCAAGGCCGGCACGGTGGACCTGGCCGAGGTGAACCCGCTGGCCGCCGACAAGGCCGCCAAGAAGAAGGGCAAGCACCTGTACGAGGACAACTGCGCCGTATGCCACGGCGAGGAGGGCGAGGGGGTCGAGGGCGTGGCGCCCAGCCTGATGGACGAGCGCTTCCTGGAGGTGGACGGCGACATGCCGGACGCCGCCTACCTGGCCCTCATCCAGAACGGCTCCGACGCCAAGCCCAGCCTGGGCCGGCCCGGCGCCAAGGACGGCGGCATGACCGCCTTCGGCGGCCAGCTCTCCAAGGACGACGTCTGGTCGATCATCGCCTGGCTGCGGGCCCACAAGGCCCACGAGCAGCTCGAGGAGGACGCCAAGTGA